The genomic region TGAGTTTCTTGCATACCATCGTGGACTTTAGTCCAGCTAATCGTATTAGTTGGGGTAGTGCGGTTCTTGCACATCTTTATAGAAATTTGTGTAAAGCGGCCACAAACTATGAAGCCAAGGCCATTAATGGTTCGCTACTTTTAGTACAACAGTAGGTGTATGAACGAATTCCATCCCTCGCGCCAATGCTcaaaaatgatgtacgaaagattccAAAGGACTTACCACCGAACCAGATTCAACTTATTCCAGCACCCTATGGTTCTAGGTAAGAGATCATTGTAACTTTAAACCTTTAGTTATTGTAACTATATTCATTTGTATGTGTTATTCATATGTAGGTGACATGGTAAACGGACTAACAAAAATACGTCAGCACATGTATTGTCAATAGTTCGCTCCCTACTTTCGGCGTTAACGCCTAGACAGGTAACATTTATTCGGTGTGAAACTATAGAAGCTATGTTAAATTCAAAAcatttattaagtattataatatgTTGATGCAGTTTATATGGCAACCCTATGATGATGAGTTATTCGCCCGACTACCCGAGCAGTGCGTAGCTGACAGACCCTTATGGTCATACCGTGGGGCTATTATATTCTGGGCTACTATTGAGACACATCTACCCGATCGGGTCTGTAGGCAGTTTGGATGGGGTCAGCCAATTCCAGGCATTGAACACTTGCTTCCCGCTCAGATGCATCATCATTTGCACAAAACAAACCTTAGCATGAAAAGAAGTGTGTATATGAGAACTAATGCCCCCCCAGGCCACGTACATCGCACAATGGAGTGACAGAGCCAACCGTATATTTGTTGGTAGAGATGGTGGGGGTGTCAGTAAGGGTTACTATGACTGGTACAAGGCTCGCACTGTTGTGCACATTACAGATCCAGGAACCGACGAGGGTACCAACACATATCCTAATTGGGCAGGGACTACCAATGTCTATGTAAGTTACAATTGTctgatattttaattatttataaacAATAACCTCACGATCGATAATATTGGTTTACTTTTAACTATATACAGGAGGAAGGGCCTTGGAGGATGCAAGATATGGCATTTGCACAAATGCAACCAAACAGTCAACCTAACCCGCAAGCATTTTATGACATGCCACATCACCTACTTTCATACGCACATCACCAACAGCAAGGTGCTCCATTTTAATACTATCTGTCACAAAACTTCGAGTTCCCGGCTTATGATTACGGTGATCAGTCGCATTATCATGATCCTCGCCAAACCTATCCTAACCCTCGAGACGTATACAGTACCCCTCGAAACACATACACTACCCATCAAAACGTCTACAATACCCATCAGAACGTCTTCAACAGCCCTCCAAACATATACAATACCCCGTTGAACACGCatcttggatcatcctctcgaacCCTTCAAGAAACATATCATGGATCTTCCTCTCGGACCCCTATCCGACCATATGTAGGTGCCTCGTCCTCTCGAAGCCCTCTTGACGTGAGTGTTTCTGATTACCCACTTGAGGATGAGCCTGTTGAGGATTTAACCGTAGGCGATGATGAAAATCGGGAGCAACTACCGCGGAGGAGTACAAGGCAATCTGTCCCAACAAGGTGTGGAACTGGTCATCACCTGCGATATATACGTGGGGGGCGTCATGGGCACTGATTAGTTGTATTTTATGATGATTTGGTTGTAATGTTTATCTTTTGAACTTGTTTTAATAAATTCATTGCGTTTGTGATATACATTTAGTATCGTTTTTAAACAAAACTAACAACTAgtttaattaaaataacaataacaacataTAACAATACATCAtttaaaacaacaataacaatagttttttttaaacaacaataacaacacaATGCTCTACGTAGATCCATCGTCTTTAAAGAACACCTTAATTAACACCTTGCGTGTAATGTTAAAGATTTTAACCTTCACACTAGGGTAAAAGATAGAGCAGTTTTGTAGCACCAGAACAGCTCCCTCACGTATGCCTTTTACACCTTCATACTTCCCATGTACACCATCGATGATCTTGCTAGATACTGTTCCTCGAATAGTACCCGTAGTGTCCTATTAAACATAAATGAATATAGTTACATTATCCTGTTTTAGTCAACGCAATACGAATATGAAAATATACATAAGTTAGCGATGTAAACTCACTTTGAGCGTTACAGACAGATCACCGACACAATTTTTCTCACAAGTCTTAACAACACCAACAACTTGATCAGCTGGTAAAAATCTACGTTGTCTCAAAATGCTTGCTATATCAGATCTACCTGCAGTTACAACAATACACATAAACTGTTggcttatggtttcaagaatgagtatacaattttgttgtttacctCCATACAGATATGCAAACTCCATCGCGCGTAGCCACGGATCCAGTGTAAACGAATCATCCGCTTCAGGTCTGTTGATTATTTCCCTTACAAAATCTTGCGTAGACATGTCATCCACAATGCTATTCTCGTTATTTCGAAGTTCATATGCATATTGGAAAACACCAGCGGGTCCAGGGATTCGGTAGGATAATTTGTTATTTTTGTTAGACCCGGAACCTCGAAGAATAGGTTGTTGTGGTGAAATAGGTTGCTTTTGTTTTTGACGATTAAGTTGGGGGGACTCTAAAGGTCGGGGGAATGGTGGCGCCTCAGTGGGCACCAATATGGTTTGAGTGGGTTTTGAAACTGATACAGATTGAGTGAGATCGGAATCATCAATATCAAGTAGGTATTTCCATCCATCGTTCTCATCATTGGCCATTTTTTTAGAATCTGATTTTGtgtttttttagttttaaactGCTGAATTCAGTGAAAATTAAAACTCAGTTTCaggtgtttgaaatgtggttgTGTTGTATGTGATGTTGTTATTGAGAATGAAGTTTCAACTGGTATAAATAGATGTACAAAAGCATAGATTACGACCTGCAAAAGCGAGATTCGGGTAAAAAGTGAACAAAAGATGGCAggaccaaaaccgaagtttgaaacttcggttttgctcaaaagcctgcaaaaccgaagtttcaaacttcggtttagggCACGGGTGGCTAGCCTAGTACACTTGTCTGCCAAGTCACTGTGGAAACGAATAAAATAACAAAACCGAACTTCCAAACTTTGGGTTTGACCAAAACCGAACTTTGGaagttcggttttaccatttttggGAAGATTATGATTCAGTTTCCATTTTTTAAAGACCGTTtgaaaaaattactattttaaaaaaaaatcgtttCGCAAGATACTCTGCATGTATCCCATTGGTTCATATGTTACCATATGCTTAACCCACATCTTCTTCCTTTTGCTTTATTAAACtatttcattttattttaattattaacatataataatattaataataataataataataataataataataataataataataataataatagtaattagtaataataataatgataataacaataataataatgatgatgataataataataataataataataataataataataataataataataataataataataataataataataataataataataataataataattgggagGAATTATTGACTTGGTTTAAAGATTGGCATGTTGTTTCATATATTAAGTCCAAGAATTATACCGTGGTAATTTGTTTATTATGGTATATATGGAAGAACCGTAACTTTACGTTATTTCGCATGAAGTTAAGAAGAACACTATCTTTGAATCGATTCATAGTTTTTTATTTAAATGGATAAGAAATAGAGGTATATCCAAGGTCTCTTGGAACGCTAGCTATAAAGTGATTGTAAAAGCGTTGTAATTGTTTCTCGTGGTCTCTCTAATGACTTACTAGGGAGCCATTTTCTTTTTGGAGGAAGTTCTTACCCCAAAAAGTAAACAATTATCTTTGGCGATTTATCCTTGATAGGCTTTTGAATCGTTTTAATCTTTTAGGAAGAGGGTTGGAAATTGAGTCCATTAACAGCGTCATTTGCATCCAAACTGTTGAAAGTGTGATTCATAGCTTTTATGTGTGTTCATGTGCACAAGAAGTTTGGAGGGTATTTTCATTTAGATTCAACGCCCTTTGCATTACTTTTTGTCATGGCAAGTTTTTAGCTGGATTAATTCAGGTTTCTCCACATCAGAGCTGAAGGAGCTAATGTTCTCGATTGTTGTGGCTATTCATTGGTTGCTTTGGAGGTTCCACAATTGTTTGTTATTCAATGATAAGTTTGTGAGAAAATCTAACTTTAGTTGATTTAGTCAAGTATTTTTCTTTTTATTGGCTCCGGTATAGGGCCAAATGTAGTTTAAATTGGAATACTTGGCTTTTGCCCGTTGTAATGCGTTTTTAGCTTCTTGCTAAAAGGTCGTGtagttattaataaaattttatgtcGTTCCAATAAATAAatcaataatataataaattaatgtaCGAGCTTAAGCCAgatagtatataatatataatttttattttaaaagaAATGAAATTGGTTTATGGTTAAGTGATAGTACAAAATGATTAATAACGTAATTGTTCACAAGTTCAATGAGGTAGTTATGTACAAGTTACAAGCAAATAATGCACGTCCTAGAGTTTTAAACATAGTCATTAAAGTTATGTTAGAAAGCTCTATAAAAAAATAAGGTACTTTGAATAATCATCACCTAAATTAAAGTGAGTATTTTTAACTGTACATAGTTGAAGTCAATTTTTTTTGACTAAAGCGTATTCAcatggtaaaaatataaatatcaaccaaatATACAATGAAACACAAAACGGCTAAAAGAGACATGCTTTTAAATGCCAACGAAAGAAAATTTTTCAGAGTCGAGGAAACGATCCAACTTGCTGAACTTTATACCATCATCActgatgaaacgacccgtcctaatccataaggacgaatacaataacatatgattacattgcgaggtatttgacctctaaatgatacattttacaaatattgcattcatttttaaaagacaaactttcattacatcgaaagttaacaggcatgcataccatttcatattatatcaactatcaattacttaataataatcttgttgaactcaatgactcgaatgcaacgtcttttgaaatatgccatgaaagactccaagtaatatccttaaaatgagcaaatgtacagcggaagatttccttaatacctgagaataaacatgctttaaagtgtcaaccagaaggttggtgagttcattagtttttcataattaatcatttccaattatataatagaccacaagatactcatatttcgaaaacaatctgtgcaggtctactcactgctgtaaaaatcattcatatgaagaacaccggaatctcaccaacggtagctaatgcatcgtgcaatgcaaaaatttctcatcgAGGGTAACTAATGCTAAAcaatcggtagctaatgcatcgtgcaatgcaaaaatttctcaccgaaggTAGCTAATGCCAAATAACCtcatcaacggtagctaatgcatcgtgcaatgcaaaaatttctcaccgagggtagctaaaacggtagctaatgcatcgtgcaatgcaaaaatttctcaccgatagtaactactaaatcgaaccatttcggtagctaatgcatcgtgcaatgcaaaaatttctcaccgaaggttgctaaaacggtagctaatgcatcgtgcaatgcaaaaatttctcaccgatagtagctaataaatcgaaccattttggtagctaatgcatcgtgcaatgcaaaaatttctcaccgatggttgattatacaatttttataaaagtcgaacctctgaatccaaataattctatcatataatgtagtttttagtacttgtgtctatttcgtcaaacatttattaaagcagttcatgtattatcagttcaaaaatatatctcaaaagcatataataaaacagttataaaaacagcgcatgtattctcagtcccaaaaatgtaaagagtaaaagggaatcaaatgaactcactatactgtatttcatagtaattatgcatatgatggcattgaacaagtgcaaggttggcctcgaattcacgaacctatattaattatatatatttatatgttggtcaatatctgtctaacaatttaggtcaagtcgtagtgtatcacaatcctaatgctcgagatcgatatgcaaaagtcaacaaaagtcaatttgcccaaaataatttacaaaatctatatgtgtttattatataacttaaatatagtcgttttatatatataaatatatttatcaaatttttctagggtaaataatacaagtcatttattaaaatatatatatatgataaaaaaatatacttttatatatcttaagtaataaaatttataaagtttacttaatattataaaaatatagtggtatgtattattaatgtaattatattacgcgtggtaaaaatatctttgtattacatatttatttgataaaataatattgatgataataataatgagtaaaagttgttttattttgtaataataataataattattattattctattaataataacaataacaatatttatatttactaatgatgattataataaaatgattattctatcatgataatttttaataataacggtacttttaatattaacagtaataataataatattttgtaaaaataataattctattcaaaatgatatttttaataataataatactaaaatgataataataatgatatttaataataacaatgatatttctattaaaatcataaaaaaatgatagttttaatattaatgattcttttaataataataatagtaacggcaaaaataataaaatgatagttttgataaaaatattaattattttaataataataataataataataataataataataataatattgattattagataataataataatgacgataataacaatgataacgataacgataatgataacgataacgataacgataacgataacgataacgataacgataacgattacgattacgataacgataatgataacgacgatagtaataataatttaacaataatacataaaattatagataattcaattgactatatcttttaatccgttcatcgaaaccatacgctttttaaatgaaaagttattaattttttgccagctttccaacgacatgcatatcttataccttatctcagtaacatatgtattaaattcatgattcatcaaaaactatctaacgacgaaactaagcatacaagcatgcataatcatatatactcgagcactagtcagggatacactattaatatataaaagataagttatgagtgctcacgtatcaatattgtgatataatattgcaggaaagtatgtagacttaACGAAGAtgttaaacactagtttgacctcacgagcatacccccgaatcatacccataacttccttagctataacccataatttccttagctctatcccgcttgaaaaaccattttgaaaacatgcgagcagaacctcgtcgtagtattttatgtataatactaataattataatactaatactactaataataatataattaataataataataatataaacatatatatagatatagagtaCACGATAGATAGATAGATGGATGAATGGGATAAATGAAAACTGAAAACGTTCGACTTATAAAGGGACTTGGCACACCTAACcctctcatacgatcgcatgagttttagtgggttaggccatgcgatcgcatggtgatctTTGCCAGCTTACATCCATTAATTTGAGGCTACCGACACctgatttaatatttaatatatatttatttaattaatataattatatatatattatattatatttacgtgcatagttagaaCATAaaattagttccaatgactcgtacgctgTCACTTAACTTAcgtctcggtttcggtttctcgagcgTATTTTCGTACGCCTAGAAAACTAGTACAttatgtttagtgactcgtactcttaacaaaatatagacttagattattagtaactatatcactcaagatgtatcttaatcatttgagtgttttggtcatttgcttctataaatcaatgtcttgttgtttaccaaaatattttattttaaaacaaaacgttttaataacaaagttctttttaagcgtttttgtacgtttgaactaAATCAGataaatatgaaaatttgtttTCCTAGCTAAATATATTTAGGGATCATTTTGTTGAAAGAtttaaataatgaaaatcgttatcataaaacgttttagaaaagtaaaattttatgtactcataataggttttaagtttttaaattatcgTATAGTTGGTGAAGCATAGAATATAATCTAATGGTTAATGTgtaaaatgttgatttacttaacttgtcgatatttaACATCTAAGTTATCTACATTCTACATTCTTACTTTCACcataaaatgaaagttaaaaatAGTTATCTTgacaaagtcacgaggaaaatattgtaaggCATGAGTTTGAAatcaaacagaaatctccactaacctttgtctagttctcgttaattgagaCTTTTGTTCTAACATGTaatttactttaccaattattccgaataccgttaaaaaggaaaggtttcccaaatcaaagtggacctctcaacaaagactcgtaatcatacaatgtatctgataaatcaatcatttgatatcatcttctaattccatcgataatcatattgaacaaatacgttcatgtaaagtattatacgtttaatactttgttaatattctcaagttataatatatatatacatatatatatatacaatcatatccacttatataatggttcgtgaatcgtcgaagtttggtcgaggttaaatgaatgtatgaacatagtttaaaatttttgagattcaacattacagactttgattatcgtgtcggaagcatatatagattatagtttaaatttggtcggaaattttcgggttgtcacagtacctacccgttaaagaaatttcgtccccaaaatttgatcgggatggtcatggctgataataagtatgtttccatgacgcatacgagctgaaaattagagttttatcatcattgagtaatatagataaaataattcgattttgtgaagagtacgagtgaagttatcacaaaagagtgaaatgaataaatgtagattcgttttaaccagtgacgtagtcacggttgctttccggattttaaggaatttagaggaaattttCGTCATAAGATTTGGTTtgtcgataattaaggaaattaggatccgctttgattaaatgcgataatctattttgatttctctgtcggatattttactatatatccacccccttcgtttcattatttccataactcacactttctattcttccTTTCTCACATCATATtctaaaagattgtggaaatgcttcattcagttctgatccttgatcttattctgattatcacaacaatcatccttttattccaactcccaccagaggaatctgtttatttctacttcgCTCTTAGGGTAGTGGCTTTCCTGATCCTTCCTTGCatatgtctttccataattattgacatctacggttaatgttttctcctatttgctgcgatttatactccaatttctattttggagcttcattctttgttttctcttcttgccattaagtaccgcatgtaatggtccagaattcgttggcatggatttcgaaatgaacatagttaatgttctaagaaggaaattgtaatggcacgatcttgatttgtcaaattaccagaataccaaaaaaaaaaaaccgaatcattaagaaaaatattttcttgctatgtttagagtttaagtagaatacaagagttgtgtaccatagcacatgatgacgttattatctatgaatcatcacgttccatttagaaactctgcatgacttactgtaatataatcacgttgatcaagtgtcattatattatattaactcaatgctttagttc from Rutidosis leptorrhynchoides isolate AG116_Rl617_1_P2 chromosome 9, CSIRO_AGI_Rlap_v1, whole genome shotgun sequence harbors:
- the LOC139869331 gene encoding uncharacterized protein encodes the protein MANDENDGWKYLLDIDDSDLTQSVSVSKPTQTILVPTEAPPFPRPLESPQLNRQKQKQPISPQQPILRGSGSNKNNKLSYRIPGPAGVFQYAYELRNNENSIVDDMSTQDFVREIINRPEADDSFTLDPWLRAMEFAYLYGGRSDIASILRQRRFLPADQVVGVVKTCEKNCVGDLSVTLKDTTGTIRGTVSSKIIDGVHGKYEGVKGIREGAVLVLQNCSIFYPSVKVKIFNITRKVLIKVFFKDDGST